One bacterium DNA segment encodes these proteins:
- a CDS encoding PKD domain-containing protein — MSHHRTTGRSTRALLAFLGALLVPMVASAAPPQATFTTNAFGVGDDANGQECVAPCFVFVDAQGTSDAESVREFHELDYRWDFGDAGSGLLRTGRPANTTRGPIAGHMYETPGSYTISLEVTDPDGEFSSTTRNVTVVDPLTHFAGSTYCLSRGSSFGAWCPAGATRLGNQGSLNSALTATPRADERKVWVVLACGESWTMDSAVTLARGSGAGLVSARDDAGNTCSDRPLVDYAGNRLGGFAGTSGWTVSGLSMQGPGTESGFEAAFNVAGSNGLVVHRVRVTEASGSTVKIAGTPASRLAVWGSDLEMSPDGDETGSNMFWAGDRLVVMNSLIDNHEKAEFNMRFMGARNVLLSDSEWRRPGLQSMRNAIQIRGTDPETTASGWAVLRRNLFVSHGNSFAPFLRFCRDAGCHNEGPNGFSSMENIIVESNHMRYDRPSIETPHFGLVTIQAGEVTVRNNTVDLRGQDSPNLDAVLCNVPNEPRGGGSYDNVHCFNNTIFSSEPSATGVTLCSAQVGSGHRCYNNLVYAPNHSGGYVQASGNWQSGGNVNAGSSPFAFGAAPGPRFESTGAEFALAVGDAQAANRGLVVSDRFANALIADWDESCRQGTVDVGAFERGSAEASCGSGGAPVAYPAPVLLAAAPAPPPEPEPEPEPEPEPEPEPEPEPEPEPEPEPEPEPEPEPEPEPEPEPEPEPEPEPEPEPEPEPEPEPEPTPPPSGGACSVQPNLALTPVAGAPFRACGYADSTQIPNPTRMRHGLQSMSGQTTCITADFVPAAWAFPTLPDVEVHNSDQVYHNNATFPGDVIFTGQRVVWIDTNGGGMLGNPVCGPGARHVEYNGSCICP; from the coding sequence ATGTCCCACCATCGGACGACGGGCCGATCGACGAGGGCTCTCCTCGCATTCCTCGGAGCGTTGCTCGTGCCCATGGTGGCCAGCGCGGCACCGCCGCAGGCGACGTTCACGACGAACGCCTTCGGCGTCGGCGACGATGCGAACGGCCAGGAATGCGTCGCGCCCTGCTTCGTCTTCGTGGATGCCCAGGGGACCTCGGATGCCGAGTCGGTGCGCGAGTTCCACGAGCTCGACTACCGGTGGGACTTCGGTGACGCCGGCAGCGGCCTCTTGCGCACCGGTCGGCCGGCCAACACCACACGCGGCCCGATCGCGGGCCACATGTACGAGACGCCCGGGAGCTACACGATCAGCCTCGAGGTCACCGACCCCGATGGCGAGTTCTCGTCGACCACGCGCAACGTCACGGTCGTCGACCCGCTCACGCATTTCGCCGGGAGCACCTACTGCCTGAGCCGCGGCAGCAGCTTCGGCGCCTGGTGCCCGGCCGGCGCGACCCGGCTCGGCAATCAGGGAAGCCTGAACAGCGCGCTCACGGCGACGCCGCGCGCGGACGAGCGCAAGGTCTGGGTGGTTCTGGCCTGCGGCGAGTCCTGGACGATGGATTCCGCGGTGACCCTCGCCCGGGGCAGCGGCGCGGGCCTGGTCAGCGCGCGGGACGACGCGGGCAACACCTGTAGCGATCGCCCGCTGGTGGACTACGCCGGCAACCGGCTCGGCGGCTTCGCGGGCACCTCGGGCTGGACCGTTTCCGGCCTGTCGATGCAGGGCCCCGGCACCGAGAGCGGCTTCGAGGCGGCGTTCAACGTCGCCGGATCCAACGGACTCGTCGTCCACCGGGTGCGTGTGACCGAGGCCTCGGGCAGCACGGTCAAAATCGCCGGTACGCCGGCCAGTCGACTGGCCGTCTGGGGGTCGGACCTCGAGATGAGCCCCGACGGCGACGAGACCGGCTCGAACATGTTCTGGGCGGGCGATCGCCTGGTCGTGATGAACTCGCTGATCGACAATCACGAGAAGGCCGAGTTCAACATGCGCTTCATGGGCGCGCGGAACGTCCTGCTCTCCGACAGCGAGTGGCGCCGACCGGGTCTCCAGTCCATGCGCAACGCGATCCAGATTCGCGGAACGGACCCGGAGACGACGGCGAGCGGCTGGGCCGTCCTCCGCCGCAATCTCTTCGTGAGCCACGGCAACTCGTTCGCGCCCTTCCTCCGCTTCTGTCGGGACGCGGGCTGTCACAACGAGGGTCCGAACGGCTTCTCGTCGATGGAGAACATCATCGTCGAGAGCAACCACATGCGATACGACCGGCCCTCCATCGAGACGCCGCACTTCGGCCTGGTGACGATCCAGGCGGGTGAAGTCACCGTCCGGAACAACACGGTGGATCTGCGTGGGCAGGACTCGCCGAACCTCGATGCCGTGCTCTGCAACGTGCCGAACGAGCCGCGCGGAGGCGGCTCCTACGACAACGTGCACTGCTTCAACAACACGATCTTCTCGAGCGAGCCCTCGGCGACGGGCGTGACCCTGTGCAGCGCCCAGGTCGGCAGCGGGCACCGTTGCTACAACAACCTGGTCTACGCGCCGAACCACAGCGGTGGCTACGTCCAGGCGAGCGGCAACTGGCAGAGCGGCGGCAACGTGAACGCCGGCTCGAGCCCGTTCGCCTTCGGCGCCGCCCCCGGCCCCCGCTTCGAGAGCACCGGAGCCGAATTCGCGCTCGCCGTCGGCGACGCGCAGGCAGCGAATCGCGGACTCGTCGTTTCGGACAGGTTCGCGAACGCGCTGATCGCCGACTGGGACGAGTCGTGTCGCCAGGGGACCGTCGACGTCGGCGCCTTCGAGCGTGGCAGCGCCGAAGCGAGCTGTGGCAGCGGAGGTGCGCCGGTCGCCTATCCGGCGCCGGTCCTGCTCGCCGCCGCACCGGCACCCCCGCCTGAGCCGGAACCCGAGCCGGAGCCCGAGCCGGAACCTGAACCCGAGCCGGAACCGGAGCCGGAGCCGGAGCCGGAGCCGGAGCCGGAACCCGAGCCTGAACCGGAACCCGAGCCCGAGCCGGAACCCGAGCCCGAGCCGGAACCCGAGCCCGAGCCGGAACCCGAGCCCGAACCGGAGCCCGAGCCCGAACCGGAGCCCACCCCGCCGCCGTCCGGCGGAGCCTGCTCGGTCCAGCCGAACCTGGCGCTCACGCCGGTCGCCGGCGCGCCGTTCAGGGCCTGTGGATACGCAGACTCCACGCAGATCCCGAACCCGACGCGCATGCGCCACGGACTGCAGTCGATGTCGGGCCAGACGACCTGCATCACCGCCGACTTCGTGCCCGCCGCGTGGGCCTTCCCGACGCTCCCGGACGTCGAGGTCCACAACAGCGATCAGGTCTACCACAACAACGCGACCTTCCCGGGTGACGTGATCTTCACGGGTCAGCGGGTCGTGTGGATCGACACGAACGGCGGCGGAATGCTCGGCAACCCGGTGTGCGGCCCCGGCGCGCGCCACGTCGAATACAACGGCAGCTGCATCTGCCCCTGA